A genomic region of Miscanthus floridulus cultivar M001 chromosome 3, ASM1932011v1, whole genome shotgun sequence contains the following coding sequences:
- the LOC136542505 gene encoding heterogeneous nuclear ribonucleoprotein 1-like isoform X1 yields the protein MKLGQLLWIAGGGGGEGRTDTMEADSGKLFVGGISWETDEDRLREYFGRFGEVTEAVIMRDRNTGRARGFGFVVFADYGIAERVTMDKHMIDGRMVEAKKAVPRDDQSIASKNNGSSIGSPGPGRTRKIFVGGLASNVTEVEFRRYFEQFGVITDVVVMYDHNTQRPRGFGFITYDSEDAVDKALHKNFHELNGKMVEVKRAVPKEQSPGPIARSPAGGQNYAMSRVHNFLNGFNQGYSPNPLGGYGMRVDGRYGLLTGARNGFSSFGPGYGMGMNVEGGMSGYFGASSGFVNSSNGRQIGSYFNGSSNRLGSPIGYVGLNDDSGSILSSMSRNVWGNGNLNYTGNPTNTNSFAPPGSGGGIPGDEISWGSLTSAHGMGNISNLGSGNLVRGTGDNNFGLPSGNYVRSNSTGTIGEPFSASANAYESNNPGAYGSSSIYGDSTWRFNSSEVDMPPFGHDLGNVDPDIKSEISASYMGNYTVNNNQTSRGITS from the exons ATGAAACTGGGCCAGCTTTTGTGGATtgcagggggaggaggaggggaggggaggacggACACGATGGAGGCCGACTCCGGGAAGCTCTTCGTCGGCGGCATCTCCTGGGAGACAGACGAGGACCGCCTCCGCGAGTACTTCGGTCGCTTCGGCGAGGTCACCGAGGCCGTTATCATGCGGGACCGCAACACCGGTCGCGCCCGTGGGTTCGGGTTCGTCGTCTTCGCCGACTACGGGATCGCCGAGCGCGTCACCATGGACAAGCACATGATCGACGGGCGCATG GTGGAAGCAAAGAAGGCCGTTCCCAGGGACGACCAGAGTATTGCGAGCAAGAACAATGGCAGCAGCATAGGGTCACCTGGACCAGGACGCACTAGAAAGATCTTCGTTGGAGGTCTGGCTTCAAATGTTACCGAGGTCGAATTTAGAAGGTACTTTGAGCAATTCGGTGTGATAACCGATGTGGTAGTGATGTATGACCACAACACGCAGAGGCCTAGGGGCTTTGGTTTCATCACATATGACTCAGAAGACGCAGTGGATAAGGCACTGCACAAGAACTTCCATGAGCTGAATGGTAAAATGGTTGAGGTCAAGAGGGCTGTACCAAAGGAGCAGTCTCCTGGACCTATTGCACGTTCACCTGCGGGAGGGCAGAACTATGCTATGAGCAGGGTTCATAACTTCCTAAATGGCTTCAACCAGGGTTACAGCCCTAACCCCCTTGGTGGTTATGGCATGAGGGTGGATGGAAGGTATGGTCTCCTTACAGGTGCACGGAATGGGTTCTCTTCGTTTGGTCCAGGTTATGGAATGGGCATGAATGTTGAAGGTGGAATGAGTGGGTATTTTGGTGCAAGTTCTGGTTTTGTCAATAGCTCCAATGGGCGGCAAATAGGTTCTTACTTCAATGGTAGTTCAAACAGATTAGGTAGTCCAATTGGGTATGTTGGCCTTAATGATGATTCAGGATCAATACTGAGTTCAATGTCTAGAAATGTCTGGGGTAATGGAAATCTGAACTACACAGGCAACCCTACGAACACAAATTCTTTTGCTCCACCTGGAAGTGGTGGGGGTATTCCTGGTGATGAAATTAGTTGGGGAAGCCTTACTTCTGCTCATGGGATGGGCAACATTTCAAACCTTGGATCGGGAAACCTTGTCCGTGGAACCGGAGATAACAACTTTGGTTTGCCTTCTGGAAACTATGTGAGGAGCAATTCAACTGGTACAATTGGTGAGCCATTTTCTGCATCAGCCAATGCATATGAATCGAACAATCCAGGTGCATATGGCAGCAGCTCTATTTATGGTGACTCAACCTGGAGGTTTAACTCATCTGAGGTTGATATGCCTCCTTTTGGTCATGATCTTGGAAATGTTGATCCGGATATCAAATCAGAAATATCGGCAAGCTATATGGGCAACTATACTGTTAATAATAATCAGACAAGCAGAG GTATCACTTCCTAG
- the LOC136542505 gene encoding heterogeneous nuclear ribonucleoprotein 1-like isoform X2, producing the protein MEADSGKLFVGGISWETDEDRLREYFGRFGEVTEAVIMRDRNTGRARGFGFVVFADYGIAERVTMDKHMIDGRMVEAKKAVPRDDQSIASKNNGSSIGSPGPGRTRKIFVGGLASNVTEVEFRRYFEQFGVITDVVVMYDHNTQRPRGFGFITYDSEDAVDKALHKNFHELNGKMVEVKRAVPKEQSPGPIARSPAGGQNYAMSRVHNFLNGFNQGYSPNPLGGYGMRVDGRYGLLTGARNGFSSFGPGYGMGMNVEGGMSGYFGASSGFVNSSNGRQIGSYFNGSSNRLGSPIGYVGLNDDSGSILSSMSRNVWGNGNLNYTGNPTNTNSFAPPGSGGGIPGDEISWGSLTSAHGMGNISNLGSGNLVRGTGDNNFGLPSGNYVRSNSTGTIGEPFSASANAYESNNPGAYGSSSIYGDSTWRFNSSEVDMPPFGHDLGNVDPDIKSEISASYMGNYTVNNNQTSRGITS; encoded by the exons ATGGAGGCCGACTCCGGGAAGCTCTTCGTCGGCGGCATCTCCTGGGAGACAGACGAGGACCGCCTCCGCGAGTACTTCGGTCGCTTCGGCGAGGTCACCGAGGCCGTTATCATGCGGGACCGCAACACCGGTCGCGCCCGTGGGTTCGGGTTCGTCGTCTTCGCCGACTACGGGATCGCCGAGCGCGTCACCATGGACAAGCACATGATCGACGGGCGCATG GTGGAAGCAAAGAAGGCCGTTCCCAGGGACGACCAGAGTATTGCGAGCAAGAACAATGGCAGCAGCATAGGGTCACCTGGACCAGGACGCACTAGAAAGATCTTCGTTGGAGGTCTGGCTTCAAATGTTACCGAGGTCGAATTTAGAAGGTACTTTGAGCAATTCGGTGTGATAACCGATGTGGTAGTGATGTATGACCACAACACGCAGAGGCCTAGGGGCTTTGGTTTCATCACATATGACTCAGAAGACGCAGTGGATAAGGCACTGCACAAGAACTTCCATGAGCTGAATGGTAAAATGGTTGAGGTCAAGAGGGCTGTACCAAAGGAGCAGTCTCCTGGACCTATTGCACGTTCACCTGCGGGAGGGCAGAACTATGCTATGAGCAGGGTTCATAACTTCCTAAATGGCTTCAACCAGGGTTACAGCCCTAACCCCCTTGGTGGTTATGGCATGAGGGTGGATGGAAGGTATGGTCTCCTTACAGGTGCACGGAATGGGTTCTCTTCGTTTGGTCCAGGTTATGGAATGGGCATGAATGTTGAAGGTGGAATGAGTGGGTATTTTGGTGCAAGTTCTGGTTTTGTCAATAGCTCCAATGGGCGGCAAATAGGTTCTTACTTCAATGGTAGTTCAAACAGATTAGGTAGTCCAATTGGGTATGTTGGCCTTAATGATGATTCAGGATCAATACTGAGTTCAATGTCTAGAAATGTCTGGGGTAATGGAAATCTGAACTACACAGGCAACCCTACGAACACAAATTCTTTTGCTCCACCTGGAAGTGGTGGGGGTATTCCTGGTGATGAAATTAGTTGGGGAAGCCTTACTTCTGCTCATGGGATGGGCAACATTTCAAACCTTGGATCGGGAAACCTTGTCCGTGGAACCGGAGATAACAACTTTGGTTTGCCTTCTGGAAACTATGTGAGGAGCAATTCAACTGGTACAATTGGTGAGCCATTTTCTGCATCAGCCAATGCATATGAATCGAACAATCCAGGTGCATATGGCAGCAGCTCTATTTATGGTGACTCAACCTGGAGGTTTAACTCATCTGAGGTTGATATGCCTCCTTTTGGTCATGATCTTGGAAATGTTGATCCGGATATCAAATCAGAAATATCGGCAAGCTATATGGGCAACTATACTGTTAATAATAATCAGACAAGCAGAG GTATCACTTCCTAG